The genomic region AAATTGACCAGTATCTCATCAAAGAAGAACCCTATTATCAGTCACAGGCCGATGAGGTAGCGCTCTACGAAGCTGCCTATGCAGCGCGCCTGCCGATAATGGTCAAAGGCCCCACCGGTTGCGGAAAATCCCGCTTTATCGAACATATGGCCTGGAAGATGGGCAAACCCCTGATCACAGTGGCCTGCAACGAGGATATGACCGCCTCTGACCTGGTGGGACGCTACCTGCTCGATGCCGACGGCACCCGCTGGCTGGACGGCCCACTCACCGTTGCTGCCCGCATCGGCGCCATCTGCTATCTCGACGAGGTGGTCGAGGCACGTCAGGACACCACGGTGGTGATCCACCCGCTGACCGACCATCGCCGCACCCTGCCCCTGGACAAGAAGGGCGAGGTGGTCACCGCACACCCCGATTTCCAGCTGGTAATCTCCTACAATCCCGGCTACCAATCACTGATGAAGGATCTCAAACAGTCAACCAAGCAGCGTTTCTCCGCCCTTGATTTTGACTATGCTTCCGCTTCCCTGGAGTCAGGTATCGTGGCCAAAGAGACCGGCATTGACGAGACGATTGCCGGAAAACTGGTCACCATCGGCGGGACTGCCCGTAATCTGAAAGGCCATGGCCTGGATGAGGGCATCTCCACCCGTCTGCTGGTCTACGCCGCGCAACTGATCAACGGAGGCATAGATCCGGT from Gammaproteobacteria bacterium (ex Lamellibrachia satsuma) harbors:
- a CDS encoding CbbQ/NirQ/NorQ/GpvN family protein is translated as MSEIDQYLIKEEPYYQSQADEVALYEAAYAARLPIMVKGPTGCGKSRFIEHMAWKMGKPLITVACNEDMTASDLVGRYLLDADGTRWLDGPLTVAARIGAICYLDEVVEARQDTTVVIHPLTDHRRTLPLDKKGEVVTAHPDFQLVISYNPGYQSLMKDLKQSTKQRFSALDFDYASASLESGIVAKETGIDETIAGKLVTIGGTARNLKGHGLDEGISTRLLVYAAQLINGGIDPVAACRMALVRPITDDADIVATLDHAIDAVFG